Proteins encoded together in one Pseudopipra pipra isolate bDixPip1 chromosome 23, bDixPip1.hap1, whole genome shotgun sequence window:
- the CRYAB gene encoding alpha-crystallin B chain, protein MDITIHNPLIRRPFFSWLAPSRIFDQIFGEHLQESELLPVSPSFSPFLMRSPILRMPSWLETGLSEMRLDKDKFYVNLDVKHFSPEELKVKVLGDMIEIHGKHEERQDEHGFIAREFNRKYRIPDDVDPLTITSSLSLDGVLTVSAPRKVSDVPERSIPITREEKPAIAGAQRK, encoded by the exons ATGGATATCACCATTCATAACCCCCTGATCCGCAGACCCTTCTTTTCTTGGTTGGCACCGAGTCGTATCTTTGACCAGATTTTCGGGGAGCACCTGCAGGAgtcagagctgctccctgtttCCCCCAGCTTCAGCCCCTTCCTGATGAGATCCCCCATCCTTCGGATGCCCAGTTGGCTAGAGACAGGACTCTCTGAG ATGCGACTGGACAAGGACAAGTTTTATGTAAACCTCGATGTGAAGCATTTCTCCCCCGAGGAGCTCAAAGTGAAGGTGCTTGGGGACATGATAGAGATCCACGGGAAGCACGAGGAGCGCCAG GACGAGCACGGCTTCATCGCCAGGGAGTTCAACAGGAAATACAGGATCCCCGACGACGTGGACCCTCTGACCATCACCTCGTCCCTGTCCCTGGACGGGGTGCTGACCGTGAGCGCTCCCAGGAAGGTGAGCGACGTCCCCGAGCGCTCCATCCCCATCACCCGCGAGGAGAAACCGGCCATCGCAGGCGCCCAGAGGAAATAG